A region of Nerophis lumbriciformis linkage group LG26, RoL_Nlum_v2.1, whole genome shotgun sequence DNA encodes the following proteins:
- the LOC140679863 gene encoding uncharacterized protein yields the protein MFFRIPRLTPGYIRYLQTQAAQTVLQSREGPVMPRLAFLLGFMGVGVSGYSSRQLTLHYKPASRLFR from the exons ATGTTTTTCCGCATCCCTCGACTGACCCCTGGATACATTAGATACCTCCAG ACTCAGGCGGCGCAGACGGTGCTGCAGAGCCGGGAGGGCCCAGTGATGCCTCGCCTGGCGTTCCTGCTGGGATTCATGGGGGTGGGAGTGTCCGGGTACAGCTCCCGCCAACTGACGCTGCACTACAAGCCGGCCAGTCGCCTCTTCAGATAA